In a single window of the Litoribacterium kuwaitense genome:
- a CDS encoding DUF4188 domain-containing protein — protein sequence MGKNIFTGGFTTENEQDLVVFLIGMRINRRRAVHKWWPVFQAMPAMIKELHQNKEELGFLSMESYFGLRTTVMIQYWRSTTELIAYAKGEKHLAAWKHFNQKIGNNDAVGIYHETFEVAAGRYESVYRNMPKYGLAQAINHIPITKERTSAHKRLYSKQR from the coding sequence AACGAGCAAGATCTTGTCGTTTTTTTAATCGGGATGCGCATCAATCGACGTCGTGCCGTTCACAAATGGTGGCCTGTTTTTCAAGCAATGCCAGCCATGATTAAGGAACTACATCAAAACAAAGAAGAACTCGGCTTTTTATCAATGGAAAGCTATTTCGGCCTGCGGACGACGGTGATGATTCAATATTGGCGGTCGACCACCGAATTGATCGCGTATGCCAAAGGAGAGAAGCATTTAGCTGCGTGGAAGCACTTTAATCAAAAGATTGGAAATAATGATGCGGTCGGTATTTATCACGAAACCTTTGAAGTTGCGGCAGGCCGATATGAATCCGTGTATAGAAACATGCCGAAGTATGGTCTCGCTCAAGCGATCAACCATATTCCAATCACTAAAGAACGCACATCTGCTCATAAACGACTCTACTCCAAGCAACGATGA
- a CDS encoding DUF2306 domain-containing protein, with translation MFTIFLIIHISTGFICLITGVIAMTSRKTLGKHSLSGELYHWSYVFVFITTVVMSIIHWEDSAHLFYIGAFSYALAFIGYVAAKVRKKYWLRSHIGGMLGSYIGVVTATIVVNVPKIPVLNDLPPLLFWFLPTLIGTPLIFNVVKKYTLQMNS, from the coding sequence ATGTTTACCATCTTCTTAATCATACACATCAGCACGGGATTTATTTGTTTAATCACCGGCGTCATCGCCATGACTTCACGCAAGACATTGGGAAAACACTCGTTATCGGGCGAGCTGTATCATTGGTCATACGTTTTTGTCTTTATCACAACGGTTGTCATGTCCATCATTCATTGGGAAGACAGTGCACACCTCTTTTATATCGGCGCTTTTTCTTATGCCCTTGCTTTCATCGGCTATGTAGCAGCTAAAGTCCGGAAAAAGTATTGGCTTCGGTCGCATATCGGGGGAATGCTCGGTTCTTATATCGGTGTCGTCACGGCAACAATTGTCGTAAACGTCCCGAAAATACCGGTGCTAAACGACCTGCCCCCATTATTGTTTTGGTTTTTACCAACGTTGATAGGCACACCCTTGATTTTTAACGTTGTCAAAAAGTATACACTTCAAATGAACTCATAA